The sequence ttttgtgggtacacattacaaccacatgaaaatcgccaacttcaactgcagatATCTGCGGACAGATAAAATGTGACAccactctcgatatttttggtagcgtattagcagtcgacccctcaaaaagacttttacttcaacttcaactgcaaatacaTATCTTCAGACAAAGTTAAAATTGGACCggagtaatttttcggtttttcgcaaaAATTGTTCCGACTTTTACCGAAATTCACTTCTGTCAGACACGTCATATAGCTTAGTGGCTGTAACGGCACGGTCTTTCATTGGTAGTAAAGGCAAGCAAGAGTTCAAACTTTTCCTCAGCAGTTGTATTCCAAACTTCGGATACAGCAGGGCCATTCCTAAATTCGTTGAgagacatttttttcaagttaATTAAATCAAACATTTGTTTTTTTCCTGGAACTGAAGTTTCGACATTTCTTTCGTCAGAATCGCCCATTGTAAAGGTACTATGAGAATCGATCTGGATTGTATTAAGTGGAAATTCCTCCATTTTAAGTCGGTGTATCTTAGCATAGttttcaattaaacaaaagcgttcAGTTTCTTTAAATTTACAAGCAAACACCTTTAGCAGTTCGTAGAAATATAGTGGATCCAAATCATATACTGACGTATTAGTCAATAACTCATTAGATGCATACgggaattttttttcaatactagCCCAAGTATAAGTTGAACCATTATTCATGTATGAAGTAAACCGCCGCCCCAACTTATTTTGGTATTCAAAACATTGTAAGAAATCATCAAAGCTTGTATGCTTTTCGGTAACAGTTTTTTCCATTTTGATATGACAAGCATTTAGAAGTTCGTCGAGCTTATAATAATCCGCCAGGTAAGCGACATGCTTTAAACGCCTCAAGTTTAAGTTTTCAAGTGAATCAGTTGTTTTGAAATAAATATACTCTAGCACTACTTTAAAGTCATTGAAATCCAATATATTTTCCAAAGGTATATTGAAACTTTCGTCTGCTTCTTTGTAAATACCGCTGAAcataatttcaaaaaaagtaGACCCACACGCCAGTACAGATTTATGCGCTTCAACAACTTTAGAGTTCCTTCCTTTTCCTATTACAAAGCTACAGTCTGCCGGCGAAGTTTTTAGGCAGCTTAACTTTTTGCTATAGCTGGAGTTGTAAATACAAATGTAAGTTGTTTAAAAAATGATTATATAGCGACATAATTGATATTAATTTACCTTAAACTATCCCAGTTCTCCATAATGTTTAGTCgtagcaaagaggatagatatataagAGACGTCAGTCGAGAAATAGTAGCGAATTTGCTCGCTCGAACGAAGCAACGAATGTTTGCTGAGACATAGTCGGCCAGTTGTTGCCCATTGATATTCgcatttattttactcatttgtgGTGTATTCTCCTCGCGCTATTATGAATGTGGGGAAATATGCCAAATGAAATGAGCTCTTTGCAGAATTGAGTGTTTGTGAAGTtgcagcaaattgcagaaatttttgtGTATTTCTGCTGAGCAATTTCTGTacgaacaaaaaccaattaatatGCCCAAATGTATAACTTCCATGATATGTATGTTAATtattcatacatttatgaattatctcatccctttttattaataattaaaaaagtacaaaaatgtAAAAATGCATGTAAGTACTGTTTTCCTGACGGCATATGCACACTGGAAATCTATGTATATTAAAGGCTTTTATGTTTGAAGATATTTAAAATGTTAGGAATTAGTTATAAATATATGGGCACATAGCAAAGAGCCAGATAGTGGCAATTGATTGAATTCGAATTTATTAAAGGTTGTTggtaaaaatgtatttatattaaCAACGTTTTGCCGACGGAAAACGCATATGCCCAACTCtcaatgaaattaaagatttATTGGGTTTTTAtctggactatgggtgggagggttGTTGGGTAAGCATTACTCAAAGGCTGGTTTCATCAGCCAAGTCGAATGATAAATGCACTTTAccagcatcaattccacccttacgctggagacattggtgctttatcggtaaccgtatcggtaaccttataacagctgattcgaccaaccttatgagaatcaatgcaatcgattattggtgccgctaaggtcgtaaccgtatcgtagccaaccaattgggttttggtttaccgtcgtaacgataaacagctgattacgttagggttacggatacagcgatacgacatacggcaccaatgactccggctttaagctgcagacattgctgttttatcggtaaccttataacagctgattcgaccaaccttatgagaatcaatgcaatcgattattggtgccgcctAGGTCgttaccgtatcgtagccaaccatttggtttaccgtcgtaacgataaacagctgattacgttagggatacgactacagcgatacgacaaacggcaccaatgactccagctttaagctggagacattgttgcttcatcggtaaccttttaacagctgattcgaccaaccttatgaggatcaatgcaatcgattattggtgccgctaaggtcgtaaccgtatcatagccaaccaattggtttttggttaaccgtcgtaacgataaacagctgataacgttagggatacgactacagcgatacgacatacggcaccaatgactcccgctttaaatatgtattgtcacggatattagcatcactaagctataccatcactaaggcgatgctaaggccatgctaagcgatatttacgtcaataatcaaatcatgtatacacatatataaggcagccgagagatgtcacacacagatgcatttacttatacgcctatgtgtgcgcgagagactgtaaactacaaacattcacatcaataattcaatcattatgtccacacatatgtaggtacacgcagctgagaagcaaggcacaaccatatgcagacatcttatttgagatgctcctaaatgtaggcaattataattgtggaagtgtcgctcacacatgcaAGCATGAGGTatgggagaagctataaaatcgtgcaattttagttatagctgagaagtttgagagctcatggacaatgctagtagattctagaagatgcgaacgaggaaaccagagagtataaaaggccgcagatgtagaggcgctagaattcagtttgatttgagatttcgattaagacgctatctagcgagcaagagcagtattattttgagtagtagagtttcatttgagctatcaatcagtttggttattaagcaagctattcgttgcacagtttgagtgttattgtgaagtactttaataaaggccattttgcattattgcctattggagttatttattcaacagtttagtgatcgaacttagcagaaggttgcaaataagaggatttgcaagtaaaatcgttacaattggtgtcggaagaggaattgttgaataaattccagaggacaacaaggacatggcaaagttcagtgaattgaaaatccagcaactaaagaaggagttggagagccgtggattgaatacaagcggcgttaaacttgaactccaagcacgactacgagaggcaatggaagcaaaaggaattgatgtggacgagtatgtcttttattctgatggggacgagacaacaacaaaaattgaagagaaaaacgaaacatcgcagacagttacgagcacagacttgaacatgattttggctgcaatatctgctcaaacatcgacaatgtcatcacagatggaatcccaagagacacgaataacatcgaaaattgaagcacaaaaacgcatatgtcagaaatgtcgacacagataacatccaagatggaggcacgcatttcagaaatgacgtcacagatgtcatctcaactggcttcgcaagagacacgcataa is a genomic window of Eurosta solidaginis isolate ZX-2024a chromosome 4, ASM4086904v1, whole genome shotgun sequence containing:
- the LOC137249560 gene encoding BTB/POZ domain-containing protein 3-like, translating into MENWDSLSYSKKLSCLKTSPADCSFVIGKGRNSKVVEAHKSVLACGSTFFEIMFSGIYKEADESFNIPLENILDFNDFKVVLEYIYFKTTDSLENLNLRRLKHVAYLADYYKLDELLNACHIKMEKTVTEKHTSFDDFLQCFEYQNKLGRRFTSYMNNGSTYTWASIEKKFPYASNELLTNTSVYDLDPLYFYELLKVFACKFKETERFCLIENYAKIHRLKMEEFPLNTIQIDSHSTFTMGDSDERNVETSVPGKKQMFDLINLKKMSLNEFRNGPAVSEVWNTTAEEKFELLLAFTTNERPCRYSH